The Gemmatimonadota bacterium genome has a segment encoding these proteins:
- a CDS encoding peptidylprolyl isomerase, with amino-acid sequence MRLLRVVGIGLVLAAVRAEGQGTVPLVIRTSMGEISVEVDSTHAPRTAANFLRYVDGGHFHGGQFHRTVTMQNQPDSPVKIEVIQGSVASERASDDFPPIAMEGTRVTGLHHVDGTLSMARAGANTATSSFFIVIGSQPELDAGGKRNPDGEGFAAFGRVTGGMAIVRAIQHSPATGQALTPAIRIIEIVRR; translated from the coding sequence GTGAGATTGCTTCGCGTGGTCGGGATCGGGCTTGTCCTGGCGGCAGTGCGTGCCGAGGGACAGGGCACTGTGCCATTGGTGATCAGGACCTCGATGGGGGAGATCTCTGTCGAGGTGGATAGCACGCACGCACCACGGACGGCGGCGAACTTTCTCCGCTATGTCGATGGCGGTCATTTCCACGGCGGGCAGTTCCACCGCACCGTCACGATGCAGAACCAGCCCGACTCACCGGTGAAGATCGAGGTGATTCAGGGATCGGTGGCGTCCGAGCGCGCCAGCGATGACTTCCCGCCGATCGCCATGGAAGGCACCCGCGTCACCGGGCTGCACCACGTCGATGGCACGCTCTCCATGGCCCGCGCCGGCGCCAACACGGCCACCTCCTCGTTCTTCATTGTCATCGGCTCGCAGCCGGAACTTGATGCCGGGGGGAAGCGGAATCCCGATGGTGAAGGCTTCGCCGCGTTCGGCCGGGTTACCGGGGGAATGGCCATCGTTCGCGCGATTCAGCACTCGCCGGCAACGGGGCAGGCGCTGACGCCGGCGATCCGGATTATCGAAATCGTGAGACGATGA